Proteins encoded in a region of the Larimichthys crocea isolate SSNF chromosome XVI, L_crocea_2.0, whole genome shotgun sequence genome:
- the phkg2 gene encoding phosphorylase b kinase gamma catalytic chain, liver/testis isoform: MTKDIVVGDELPDWVGAKEFYQKYDPKEVIGRGVSSVVRRCVHRHTGQELAVKIIEITAEKMTVQQLEEVKTSTLKEIQVLNMVKGHSSIITLIDSYESTTFIFLVFDLMRRGELFDYLTEKVTLSEKETRSMMRALLEAVQYLHSLNIVHRDLKPENILLDDQGHIKLSDFGFSVQLQPGEKLRELCGTPGYLAPEILKCSMDEMHTGYGQEVDLWACGVILFTLLAGSPPFWHRKQMLMLRMIMEGRFQFSSPEWDDRSDTVKDLISRLMVVEPAARLTAEQALGHPFFRLYQKEDVRLFSPRKTFRVLIVTVLACIRIYSQYRRARPLTREVLARDPYSLRGVRKLIDGCAFRIYGHWVKKGEQQNRAALFQNTAKIMLLDLEDFET, encoded by the exons ATGACCAAAGACATCGTTGTTGGAGATGAATTACCAGACTGGGTCGGGGCCAAAGAGTTCTACCAGAAATATGATCCCAAGGAGGTGATTGGCAG GGGTGTGAGCAGTGTGGTACGCAGgtgtgtgcacagacacacgGGTCAGGAGCTGGCGGTGAAGATTATCGAGATCACGGCGGAGAAGATGACCGttcagcagctggaggaggtgaaaaCCTCTACGCTGAAGGAGATCCAAGTCCTCAACATGGTGAAGGGACACTCCTCAATCA ttACTCTGATTGATTCCTACGAGTCCACAACCTTTATATTTTTGGTGTTTGACCT catgAGGCGAGGAGAACTGTTTGACTACCTCACAGAAAAAGTTACTTTAAGTGAGAAGGAAACCAG GAGTATGATGCGCGCTCTGCTGGAGGCCGTGCAGTACCTCCACTCCCTCAACATCGTCCACAGAGACTTGAAACCTGAGAATATTCTGCTGGATGATCAGGGACACATCAAACTGTCTGACTTTGGTTTCTCAGTGCAGCTACAGCCTGGAGAGAAACTCAGAG AGCTTTGTGGGACACCTGGTTATTTGGCCCCTGAAATATTGAAATGTTCGATGGATGAAATGCACACAGGCTATGGCCAAGAGGTTGATCT GTGGGCATGTGGAGTGATCCTTTTCACCTTACTGGCCGGCTCGCCACCATTCTGGCATCGCAAACAGATGCTAATGCTGAGGATGATCATGGAGGGTCGCTTTCAGTTCAGCTCTCCAGAGTGGGATGACAGGTCTGACACTGTGAAGGACCTG ATATCCAGACTAATGGTGGTGGAACCAGCTGCCCGTCTCACTGCAGAGCAGGCCTTAGGACATCCTTTCTTCAGACTGTATCAGAAGGAGGATGTGCGGCTGTTCAGTCCCAGAAAGACATTTAGG GTGTTGATAGTCACTGTGCTGGCCTGTATCAGGATATACAGCCAGTACCGCAGGGCTCGTCCACTGACTCGTGAGGTGCTGGCCAGAGATCCCTACTCCCTTCGCGGTGTCCGCAAACTCATCGATGGCTGCGCCTTCCGCATCTACGGGCACTGGGTGAAGAAAGGGGAGCAACAGAACCGAGCTGCCCTCTTTCAGAACACAGCTAAGATTATGCTGCTGGACCTGGAGGACTTTGAAACATAA
- the cfap119 gene encoding cilia- and flagella-associated protein 119 isoform X1, with amino-acid sequence MDTKITLPQALKAKVMLWTDVSYHDMEEIDKMQSIPDLESVICSVFGVDLPEPKRGVLLELYVQAVLFCRERSFKKEQTSALLSIIKSIHEANIETPLNNIDQCFKYCKELLLCHSVRRPPFSINLFSSEEVNCILNYIHNSYVRHYKLYKYIFTPQVRLDLSLTYSGIPDQDESTTKDSSAPETVPGKTDSSPQTQEASIAEPEGDTLGSKSELKSLIEKEVREQMLLVSGQLDQQMKEIVDQHSRVLKSPPLNHKAKK; translated from the exons atggacacTAAAATAACG CTACCACAGGCCCTGAAAGCTAAAGTGATGCTATG GACAGATGTGAGCTACCATGACATGGAGGAAATCGACAAAATGCAGTCCATTCCAGATCTAGAGAG TGTCATCTGCAGTGTGTTTGGAGTTGATCTCCCTGAACCAAAAAGAGGAGTCCTGCTGGAGCTGTATGTACAGGCTGTGCTTTTCTGCAGAGAGCGCAGCTTCAAGAAGGAACAAACTTCTGCCCTCTTGTCCATCATCAAATCCATCCATGAGGCTAATATAG AAACTCCACTCAACAATATAGACCAGTGTTTCAAATACTGCAAGGAGCTACTTCTCTGTCACTCAGTCAGG CGGCCTCCCTTTAGTATCAACCTCTTCAGCTCTGAGGAGGTGAACTGTATCTTAAATTACATCCATAACAGCTATGTGAGACACTACAAACTctacaaatatattttcaccCCACAG gtcAGACTTGATTTGTCATTGACTTACTCTGGGATTCCAGACCAGGATGAATCTACTACAAAGGATTCTTCTGCTCCAG aaacagtACCAGGAAAGACTGACAGCTCTCCTCAAACACAGGAAGCATCCATTGCCGAGCCAGAGGGAGACACGCTCG GTTCAAAATCAGAGCTGAAGTCACTCATCGAGAAAGAGGTCAGAGAGCAGATGTTGCTTGTGTCTGGACAACTAGATCagcaaatgaaagaaattgTAGATCAGCACAGCAGAGTGCTAAAGTCTCCACCACTCAACcacaaagccaaaaaataa
- the si:dkey-220f10.4 gene encoding tubby protein homolog, with translation MEEPDIRQQKLDNQRTLLMKKQQKKRADSQMVVANRDTRQKNRKHKAARSDETPLLISQSLSNTSLSDQVEHAHDNPLDEITLGECDMTASTMLDEMPSEKPATPKRMNLETEKEPEVKCEENDAHLEGKKMKKKEMKREKAKQVEQDDEKEMEKDKEKKTKKKDKVKESEDPQKTNKTTKQERKKKHLLEISSQDIESPVGVASPKKNKCNETDDEEEEGSERPVVTKSPKRKKQLDTTRCQISDDSKDDEIHEKEKKEKKTNKAEKTTPSIASLNSNHRGGSSSGSESNERSTSPMSVEDLEKFALRPAPRDVTIQCRVTRDRRGMEKGIYPTYYLHMEKEDGKRVFLMAGRKRKKCKTSNYLISTDPTNLSRDTNCYIGKLRSNVLGTKFTVYDGGENPEKKPFIKECESVRQELAAICYETNVLGFKGPRKMTVIIPGMMENDERVSIRPKSELETLLVRHANSNTDKLVTLMNKSPSWNEQTQSYVLNFHGRVTQASVKNFQIIHPDNEDYIVMQFGRVAEDVFSMDYSFPMCALQAFAITLSSFDGKLACE, from the exons ATGGAGGAGCCCGATATACGACAACAGAAGCTGGATAACCAG CGAACCCTTTTgatgaaaaagcagcaaaagaaGAGGGCTGATTCTCAGATGGTGGTAGCCAATCGAGATACTCGCCAAAAGAACCGAAAGCACAAAGCTGCACGCTCTGATGAAACACCTCTGTTGATCAGCCAATCCCTGAGCAACACTTCTCTGAGTG ATCAAGTTGAACATGCCCATGATAATCCATTGGATGAGATCACACTGGGTGAATGTGACATGACAGCGAGCACGATGTTAGATGAGATGCCTTCAGAGAAACCAGCTACTCCCAAGAGAATGAACTTGGAGACTGAGAAAGAGCCAGAGGTGAAGTGTGAAGAGAATGACGCCCACCTGGAGggaaagaagatgaagaagaaagaaatgaaaagagaaaaagctaAAC AGGTGGAACAGGATGATGaaaaggagatggagaaggacaaggagaaaaaaactaagaagaaagacaaagtgaaAGAATCTGAAGACCcacagaagacaaacaagacaACCAAACAAGAGCGGAAAA agaaacacttACTGGAGATTTCATCCCAGGACATAGAGTCACCAGTTGGGGTGGCAAGTCCAAAGAAGAATAAATGCAATGaaactgatgatgaagaggaggaagggtcAGAGAGGCCTGTCGTCACTAAATCGcctaaaaggaaaaaacaactaGACACAA CCAGGTGCCAAATAAGCGATGACAGCAAGGATGACGAAATCCAcgaaaaggagaaaaaggagaaaaagacaaacaaagcagagaaaacTACGCCAAGCATCGCTTCCCTCAACTCAAACCACAGGGGGGGCTCATCTTCAGGCAGTGAATCTAATGAAAGA TCAACATCGCCAATGTCAGTGGAGGATCTTGAGAAGTTTGCTTTGCGTCCAGCCCCCAGAGATGTGACGATCCAGTGCCGAGTCACCAGGGACAGGAGAGGCATGGAGAAGGGCATTTACCCGACTTACTACCTCCACATGGAGAAGGAGGATGGCAAGAGG GTGTTTCTAATGGCAGgcagaaaaaggaagaagtgcAAAACATCCAACTATCTCATCTCCACTGACCCGACTAATCTGTCCAGAGACACAAACTGCTACATAGGAAAACTAAG GTCCAATGTTCTGGGTACAAAGTTCACAGTTTACGATGGAGGTGAAAACCCAGAGAAAAAACCTTTTATCAAAGAGTGTGAGTCGGTGCGGCAAGAGCTGGCAGCAATTTGCTAT GAGACAAATGTGCTGGGATTTAAGGGTCCCAGGAAAATGACAGTGATCATCCCTGGCATGATGGAGAACGATGAAAGAGTGTCCATCCGTCCAAAAAGC GAACTTGAGACTCTACTGGTCCGCCATGCTAACAGCAACACAGACAAACTGGTCACTCTGATGAACAAATCCCCGAGCTGGAATGAACAGACTCAGTCATACGTGCTTAACTTCCATGGACGAGTCACTCAGGCCTCTGTCAAGAACTTCCAGATCATCCACCCTGACAATG AGGATTACATAGTGATGCAGTTTGGCCGTGTAGCAGAGGACGTCTTCTCAATGGATTACAGTTTCCCCATGTGTGCCCTGCAAGCCTTTGCCATCACCCTGTCATCCTTTGATGGCAAACTAGCTTGTGAGTGA
- the cfap119 gene encoding cilia- and flagella-associated protein 119 isoform X2 — MEEIDKMQSIPDLESVICSVFGVDLPEPKRGVLLELYVQAVLFCRERSFKKEQTSALLSIIKSIHEANIETPLNNIDQCFKYCKELLLCHSVRRPPFSINLFSSEEVNCILNYIHNSYVRHYKLYKYIFTPQVRLDLSLTYSGIPDQDESTTKDSSAPETVPGKTDSSPQTQEASIAEPEGDTLGSKSELKSLIEKEVREQMLLVSGQLDQQMKEIVDQHSRVLKSPPLNHKAKK; from the exons ATGGAGGAAATCGACAAAATGCAGTCCATTCCAGATCTAGAGAG TGTCATCTGCAGTGTGTTTGGAGTTGATCTCCCTGAACCAAAAAGAGGAGTCCTGCTGGAGCTGTATGTACAGGCTGTGCTTTTCTGCAGAGAGCGCAGCTTCAAGAAGGAACAAACTTCTGCCCTCTTGTCCATCATCAAATCCATCCATGAGGCTAATATAG AAACTCCACTCAACAATATAGACCAGTGTTTCAAATACTGCAAGGAGCTACTTCTCTGTCACTCAGTCAGG CGGCCTCCCTTTAGTATCAACCTCTTCAGCTCTGAGGAGGTGAACTGTATCTTAAATTACATCCATAACAGCTATGTGAGACACTACAAACTctacaaatatattttcaccCCACAG gtcAGACTTGATTTGTCATTGACTTACTCTGGGATTCCAGACCAGGATGAATCTACTACAAAGGATTCTTCTGCTCCAG aaacagtACCAGGAAAGACTGACAGCTCTCCTCAAACACAGGAAGCATCCATTGCCGAGCCAGAGGGAGACACGCTCG GTTCAAAATCAGAGCTGAAGTCACTCATCGAGAAAGAGGTCAGAGAGCAGATGTTGCTTGTGTCTGGACAACTAGATCagcaaatgaaagaaattgTAGATCAGCACAGCAGAGTGCTAAAGTCTCCACCACTCAACcacaaagccaaaaaataa
- the LOC113747893 gene encoding interleukin-21 receptor yields the protein MFGPSGAMDWCSTPRLNLRLLTMFLLVSTTICLHGNPITGVHHNLHCVNDYLFTINCSLVIAPSENSSDTSSSYWLTIMETYEQEKFKCMLTNVKGDYFCSVKIANPPDDDYPDLLDDLDEFEIKLCHNKKDGSENCELLNNAYRPQDNIKPNTPCCLTVNHNSSQWRFAWKSTYEQYSSFSTMGNSLNYQLQFFKRGDKDKVTSQDIHRFNRHFSVDDENFAPGTKYAARVRSRPDLSVFKGQWSDWSSEVYWKTLGEPAVDDMIGLGKVLIPICVTVPLLLLLCYAPVKRWKQRAFIPTPAPYFQTLYSDCQGDFKSWVITQENTADMLKAEQTLQIDVLTKLQDVHEEVEKESQPEFHHQLMEGSTYSNIIDPGCDTSLLGIPYAVSTMSPLAQGSSLKSLTLSSLAGSPAEGDSGCWLCSHTSLERDPPFYCNEYCTLSAFQQISPIPAALQLQESLSTKPCPTELIGVEDALAEA from the exons ATGTTTGGACCGTCTGGTGCCATGGATTGGTGCTCTACACCAAGGCTGAATCTGAGGCTGCTGACCATGTTTCTGCTCGTGTCTACCACTATCTGTCTGCACGGAAATCCTATCACAG GTGTGCATCACaatctgcactgtgtgaacGATTACTTGTTCACCATCAACTGCTCCCTGGTCATCGCGCCATCAGAAAACTCCTCAGACACCAGCAGCTCATACTGGCTCACCATCATGGAAACTTATGAACA AGAGAAGTTTAAGTGTATGCTGACAAACGTCAAAGGGGATTACTTCTGTTCGGTTAAAATAGCCAATCCGCCTGATGATGATTACCCAGACCTCTTAGACGACTTGGATGAGTTTGAAATCAAACTTTGTCACAACAAAAAGGATGGGTCTGAAAACTGTGAGCTGCTGAATAATGCATATAGACCTCAGGACAACA TTAAACCAAACACACCGTGCTGCCTCACAGTTAACCACAACTCAAGTCAATGGCGCTTCGCCTGGAAGAGTACCTATGAGCAATATAGTTCTTTCTCCACTATGGGCAATAGCCTGAACTATCAGCTCCAGTTCTTcaagagaggagacaaagacaaa GTGACATCACAAGATATTCACCGcttcaacagacatttttctGTGGATGATGAAAATTTTGCACCAGGCACAAAGTATGCTGCCAGAGTGCGGTCCAGACCTGATCTTTCTGTTTTCAAGGGACAGTGGAGTGATTGGTCCTCTGAGGTCTACTGGAAGACTTTGGGAGAGCCAGCTGTGGATG ATATGATTGGGCTGGGCAAGGTGCTCATCCCCATATGTGTGACGGTGCCACTCCTCTTACTTTTGTGCTATGCTCCAGTTAAAAG GTGGAAGCAAAGGGCCTTCATCCCAACTCCAGCACCCTATTTCCAAACCCTGTACAGTGACTGTCAGGGAGACTTCAAG AGCTGGGTGATTACACAAGAAAACACGGCAGACATGCTGAAGGCAGAGCAGACGCTCCAAATTGACGTGCTAACCAAGTTACAGGATGTCCacgaggaggtggagaaggagagcCAGCCAGAGTTTCATCACCAGTTAATGGAGGGCAGCACATACAGCAACATAATTGACCCAGGCTGCGATACTTCCCTCCTGGGGATCCCGTACGCTGTAAGCACCATGTCTCCACTGGCTCAAGGGAGCTCACTTAAGAGTTTGACCCTCAGCTCGCTGGCTGGGAGTCCTGCTGAAGGAGACTCGGGGTGTTGGCTCTGTAGCCACACGTCCCTGGAGAGGGACCCGCCTTTTTACTGCAATGAGTACTGCACCCTGAGCGCCTTCCAGCAGATTAGTCCGATCCCAGCGGCGCTCCAGCTCCAGGAGAGCCTGTCAACAAAACCCTGCCCGACAGAGCTCATAGGGGTGGAGGACGCACTTGCTGAAGCATAA